The proteins below come from a single bacterium genomic window:
- a CDS encoding phage baseplate assembly protein V: MLEFQDQQHEERYKDKWYGKYRAFVRDNNDPERLGRCRLEVPAVLGIGNENWSDWAWPCFPYGGNDDIGMFLIPEEGASVWAEFEGGDPQYPIWTGVWLAMSNPGEQPEESKRLCSSATCKDCEDKCEHASDMADNSEHHKYHAHPPYYCPRRKVLIKTETGHTIVFDDRDEEEFLKIIDRAGQILHMHCPVKAEVQSENTRRRGTYDSETDSADSKAGTGSGGQQIDISRDIKDSKAFVRLTDACRQFLCLEAWQDKEKIHIQSSNKTRSRWQKILIDTTKGHEIIHLWGLGGTQEIQICSTAGKEQVRLTDKAGQTLVLSSASGRERIQVTDKVGSKLTMDGVMGHIIVRSSGKVLINP, encoded by the coding sequence ATGCTCGAGTTCCAAGATCAGCAGCACGAAGAGCGCTACAAGGACAAATGGTATGGTAAGTACCGAGCCTTCGTGCGTGACAATAACGACCCGGAGCGGCTGGGCAGATGCCGTCTCGAAGTGCCTGCAGTGCTCGGGATCGGAAATGAGAACTGGTCGGACTGGGCATGGCCCTGCTTTCCCTACGGCGGTAATGACGACATAGGAATGTTTCTCATTCCAGAAGAGGGTGCAAGCGTATGGGCGGAGTTCGAAGGCGGCGATCCTCAGTATCCTATCTGGACCGGTGTATGGCTCGCGATGAGCAATCCAGGAGAGCAGCCGGAAGAATCAAAAAGGTTGTGCTCATCGGCTACATGCAAGGACTGCGAGGACAAGTGCGAGCATGCTTCGGACATGGCGGATAACTCCGAGCATCACAAGTATCACGCTCACCCGCCTTATTACTGCCCGCGTCGAAAGGTGCTCATCAAAACAGAGACTGGGCACACGATTGTGTTCGACGACAGAGATGAAGAGGAGTTTCTCAAGATCATAGACAGGGCCGGGCAGATCCTGCACATGCATTGTCCGGTTAAGGCGGAGGTTCAAAGTGAAAATACTCGGAGGCGTGGGACGTACGATTCTGAAACAGACTCGGCAGACAGCAAAGCGGGTACTGGTTCGGGCGGCCAACAAATCGATATCTCGCGCGATATCAAAGACAGCAAAGCGTTTGTTCGGCTGACGGACGCCTGCCGCCAGTTCCTATGTCTTGAGGCGTGGCAGGATAAGGAGAAGATTCATATCCAGTCGTCGAACAAGACGCGTTCCCGCTGGCAGAAGATACTTATCGACACAACCAAAGGTCACGAGATAATTCATCTCTGGGGACTCGGCGGCACGCAGGAGATTCAAATCTGCTCTACTGCCGGAAAAGAACAAGTCCGTCTTACTGACAAAGCCGGACAAACACTTGTCCTCAGCTCTGCTTCCGGCAGAGAGAGAATCCAGGTAACGGACAAGGTGGGAAGCAAGCTCACGATGGACGGTGTTATGGGGCATATCATAGTTCGTTCCAGCGGAAAGGTGCTCATAAATCCATGA